From one Microbacterium sp. 10M-3C3 genomic stretch:
- a CDS encoding cation:proton antiporter, translating into MGAVDLSLLLVPLVAVLAPIASRVVTRWVPIHVVVFELALGIVIGPAVLGWAQPQAYLETLSQFGLAMLFFSAGTEIDFVGLRGRTGAGAVGGWLISIALGIGVGWLVLPGPGAVVVGIALASTALGALIPLLSDARELNTPFGRSVGALGAVGEFGPLIAISIFLGTRAPGYATIVLAVFIVVAAGAVWYAMRAPQAQLHAFVSSTLHTSGQFAVRVVFLILGILVTLSVALGIDMLLGAFTAGIVWRLLIRGAAPELRASVASKIQAVAFGFLVPVFFIYTGVTFDLQSLLADPRLLLLVPAALIALLVVRGLPSLLAAPAGASMRTRASIVLMGATGLPIIVAVTNQGVDAQLIPSWLASVLVGAGMLSILLFPLAAMAVRRVAASGLAGRG; encoded by the coding sequence GTGGGTGCAGTGGACCTCTCCCTCCTGCTCGTGCCGCTGGTTGCGGTGCTCGCGCCGATCGCCTCGCGGGTGGTGACGCGCTGGGTGCCGATCCACGTGGTGGTGTTCGAGCTGGCGCTCGGCATCGTCATCGGCCCCGCGGTGCTGGGGTGGGCGCAGCCGCAGGCGTACCTCGAGACGCTGTCGCAGTTCGGCCTGGCGATGCTGTTCTTCTCCGCCGGCACCGAGATCGACTTCGTCGGGCTCCGCGGCCGCACCGGGGCCGGTGCGGTGGGCGGCTGGTTGATCAGCATCGCGCTGGGTATCGGCGTGGGGTGGCTGGTGCTTCCCGGACCGGGCGCGGTGGTGGTGGGGATCGCGCTCGCATCGACCGCGCTCGGAGCGCTCATCCCGCTGCTCAGCGATGCGCGGGAGCTCAACACCCCGTTCGGCCGGAGTGTGGGCGCGCTCGGCGCCGTCGGCGAGTTCGGTCCGCTCATCGCGATCTCGATCTTCCTCGGCACCCGCGCTCCGGGCTACGCGACGATCGTGCTCGCGGTCTTCATCGTCGTCGCGGCGGGGGCGGTCTGGTATGCGATGCGCGCACCGCAAGCGCAGCTCCACGCCTTCGTCTCCTCCACGCTGCACACCTCCGGTCAGTTCGCGGTGCGGGTGGTGTTCCTGATCCTCGGGATCCTCGTCACCCTCAGCGTCGCACTCGGCATCGACATGCTGCTCGGCGCCTTCACGGCGGGGATCGTGTGGCGGCTGCTGATCCGCGGGGCCGCGCCGGAGCTGCGCGCATCGGTGGCGAGCAAGATCCAGGCTGTCGCCTTCGGATTCCTCGTGCCCGTCTTCTTCATCTATACCGGCGTCACGTTCGACCTGCAGTCGCTGCTCGCCGACCCGCGGTTGCTGCTGCTTGTGCCAGCCGCGCTGATCGCCCTGCTCGTCGTGCGGGGGCTGCCGTCGCTGCTCGCCGCACCCGCCGGCGCGAGTATGAGAACGCGCGCGTCGATCGTGCTCATGGGGGCGACGGGCCTGCCGATCATCGTCGCCGTCACCAATCAGGGTGTCGACGCGCAGCTCATCCCGTCGTGGCTCGCCTCGGTGCTGGTGGGAGCCGGGATGCTGTCGATCCTCCTGTTCCCGCTGGCGGCGATGGCCGTCCGGCGCGTCGCCGCATCCGGTCTCGCCGGACGCGGGTGA